In a single window of the Nicotiana tomentosiformis chromosome 10, ASM39032v3, whole genome shotgun sequence genome:
- the LOC138900403 gene encoding two-component response regulator ORR26-like: MDFESLSCEKTDVPAPFCGLRILLVDNDTTSLLNLASALEEHSFKVTTIEKATVALSILRERIDQFDLVMVDVNMPDMECFEFINCTQLIKDIPIILMSSNVKREMVEQAVAQGVCFFFMKPISAKKLKNIWQHVYRHQKKVSQKLEKNKANNQVEVMDNTSFANKKMQDTKGKIIVNSAEGSKGKRKRITDEETQVKNGDSEKEDRSLVSEKTMEKRRRLHWTPDLEKKFKKAVRKLGQKGMFIKT; the protein is encoded by the exons ATGGATTTTGAGAGTTTGAGTTGTGAGAAAACAGATGTTCCAGCACCTTTTTGTGGCCTAAGAATTCTCTTGGTTGATAATGATACAACTTCTTTGTTAAATTTAGCATCAGCACTTGAAGAACATTCTTTCAAAG TAACAACTATTGAAAAAGCAACTGTAGCTCTGTCCATTCTCCGTGAACGGATCGATCAATTTGACCTTGTCATGGTGGATGTCAACATGCCAGATATGGAATGCTTTGAGTTCATCAACTGCACTCAACTCATCAAAGACATACCTATTATTT TAATGTCATCAAATGTGAAGAGGGAAATGGTGGAACAAGCAGTGGCACAAGGGGTATGTTTCTTTTTTATGAAACCAATTTcagcaaagaaactcaagaatatATGGCAACATGTGTATAGGCACCAAAAGAAAGttagtcaaaaattagaaaaaaataaggcTAATAATCAAGTTGAGGTAATGGACAATACATCTTTTGCTAATAAGAAAATGCAAGACACAAAGGGAAAAATCATAGTGAATTCAGCAGAAGGGTCTAAGGGAAAGAGAAAGAGAATTACTGATGAGGAGACACAAGTTAAAAATGGTGATTCAGAAAAAGAGGATCGTTCTTTGGTTTCGGAAAAAACTATGGAGAAAAGGCGACGCCTGCATTGGACACCtgatcttgaaaagaaattcaagAAGGCCGTTCGCAAGTTAGGACAAAAAGGTATGTTTATAAAAACTTAG